From the Desulfosporosinus sp. Sb-LF genome, the window GATCTTCACATTGTCCAAGACTGAGAGTTCATTAAACAAACGAATGGTTTGGAACGTCCTGGTAATCCCCATTTCCGCAATTTTGTGGGTAGGAATGCTACCTAATGGTTTTCCAGCAAACGAAATCGCACCCTGGGTTGGTTTGTAAATACCCGTAATCAGGTTAAAGACCGTACTTTTACCCGCTCCATTAGGTCCAATAAGCGCTAGGATTTCCCCCTGATTTATTTCCAGATTTAAGGTATCCACCGCAGTTAGACCGCCGAAGCGAATAGTCACATCGTCTAGTGTTAATAAGCTCACCCTTATTCCCCCCGTCCGGTCTGTTTTTTCCTAGGCAACATCATTGCCCGTCGAACGGCTTGCTTCAAGTTTACTCCGCCCATTAAACCATAAGGACGAAAGATCATGATTACAACAAGCAGTAAACCGTAAACCATCATCCTGTAATTGGATAGGGATCGCAGGGCTTCAGGAGCTGCAGTAAGGACTATCGCGCCAATGATGGTTCCTGGAATGCTCCCCAACCCACCGAGAACGACAATACTTAAAATATCGACCGACTTAAGAAAGCCAAAATCCGTTGGTTGAATAAAGGTGGTGGTATGCGCAAACAGCGCTCCACCCACCCCAGCACAAAAAGCACCTATTGCAAAGGCCTGAATTTTGTAAAGAGTGGTGTTAATTCCTATTGCTGAGGAAGCAACCTCATCTTCTCGAACCGCAAGCATTGCCCTTCCATTCCGGGAATCTTCCAACCATACCATCGCAAATATTGTCAGAACCGCAATCGTCATAACGATCGGAAATGTCGTAGATCCATTAATCCCCAAGAAACCTATGGCGCCATTCGTTATTTTCATATTAGTAAATTGGACCCGAACAATTTCGGCAAAACCAAGCGTGGCAATGGCCAGATAATCCCCGGTAAGACGTAAAGTTGGAAATCCAATGATTAGTCCAAATAGACCCGCAATAACTCCACCAATTAACACCCCTAGTAAAAAGGGCACGTGATAGTTTACTGTAGCAATTGCCGAGGAATAAGCTCCGATACTCATAAACGCTGCATGACCTAAAGATAGTTGGCCAGTAACCCCTGTAATAAGGTTCAAACCTAGAGCCATGATCAGATTAATCCCTATGAACAAACCTATGTTCAAAAGATACGGGGATGAGACATTATTGATAATTTCCGATATGAACGCAGTCAAGCCGAGTGCCATGAGGAACAGCAGAGCCTGAGCGAACCAATTATTGAATAATCTCTTCATGGCTATTCCTCTCCTTACACCTTCTTATTTGCTTTGCGCCCAAGGATTCCCGAGGGTTTGAACAAGAGCACTACTATAAGGATGGCAAAGGCAAAGGCATCCTTGTACTCAGATAAATTAACCGTTACACCCAGTATTTCAGTCAAACCAATTACCATTCCGCCAATCATGGCACCGGGAATACTTCCAATTCCCCCGAGCACTGCTGCCGCAAACGCTTTGAGACCGGCCATGAGTCCCATGTAAGGCTGAACCGCGTTAAAATAAATGCCAGATAATACACCAGCGGCTCCAGCTAAGCCGGAACCTATAGCGAAGGTAATAGCAACCACTCTGTCGATATTGACTCCCATAAGGCTTGCCGCATCCTGGTCCTGAGAAGTAGCGCGCATAGCCCGGCCGGTTTTAGTATAGGCTACAAAAAGTTGTAGGCCGAGCATCAAGAGGGCGGCAACTCCAATGATGACAATCTGATAAATTGTAATCTGAAAACTACCCACTACAAAAATTTTGTTTTCGAAGAGTTTGGGAAAACCTCTCGTATTGGGTCCCTTAAGTCGAACCATTAAAGAAGACAAAAAGATAGAAACCCCAATCGCACTAATCAGTGCAGAAAGGCGGGATGAGCGACGCAACGGTTTGTAGGCAACACGCTCAATAATCACTCCAAGCACCATGGTAAGAAGCATCGCGCCTAACAATGCCATGTAAACATTGACAGAATTATAGGATGCAAGAACAAGGCCTGCAAACGCGCCAAACATATATATTTCCCCATAAGCGAAATTGATCATGCCAATAATACCATATACCATGGTATATCCTAAGGCTATAAGTGCATAAATGCTGCCAAGGGCGAGCCCGTTGATCAGTTGCTGCATTAAATTGTTCATATTGGCCCCCTCCTTAAAACTCAGCAAAGTAAAATTGTAATGACCTAGAATTACTTTGAATGCTTTAGTAGCAGCACTAGTCACGGAGGCCAGTGCTGCTACTGATTTAGGATAATAGAACTCAGAAGCCTCTATGACGGATTACTTAACTTCTACAGGGACCTTTTTCAAAAGCGAGAATTTGCCACCTTTGACTTCAAGTAAATACACTGGGCTTTTAATCGGTTCACGAGAAGCCTGGAACGTGATGGTGCCTGATACACCCTCGTAATTTTTGGTCTTAGCCAAAGAATCCTTAAACTTTTCTGGATCTGCACTATTTGCATCCTTGATCGCTTGAGCAATCAGCATCAAGGCGTCATAGCCTTGGGCTGAAAATAGATCAGGTACTTCATTCTTGTAGCTTGCTTTAAAAGCGTTAATGAATTTCTCGGTATTCGCGGTTGGCTGTTCAGGAGAGAACCCAGCATAGGAGATAGAGCCTTCCACTGCTTGTCCACCGATTTTCATTAAATCGTCCCCTTGTAGGCCATCTCCTCCGACCATTATCGCCTTGATTCCCACTTCGCGGGCTTTCTTCATGAGCAAGGCCCCCTCAGTATAATAACCAGAGAATACGATAACATCGGGATTTACAGCTTTAATCTTAGTAATCTGACCGCTGAAGTCTGTGTCTTTGTCCTGGATGAATTCTTCAATTGCAATGTTACCACCATTGGCCTTAATTGCATCGGTAAAAATTTTAGTCAGAGCGACACTGTAATCATTGTTCTTGGAAGTAATCAGGGCAACATTTTTCCAGCCTTTGTCCTGAATAATGTACTTCATTGTTGCTGGAGCTGCAATGGTATCCAACAGAGTATCTCTGAAAATATAAGGTCCTATTTCCACCACATTAGTCCCTGTAGCACCTGCTGAAAGGATCACTGTCTTTTTGCTATTGGCGATTTGACCCGCCACACGGGTAATTCCAGTGGTTGGATCTCCAATAATCGCTACAACCTTATCTTGACTAATCATTTTGTTCGTGATGTTGATTGCCTGATCCTTCTGCCCTGCATTGTCCTCTTCCACTAGTTTCACCTGGCGTCCAAGAACCCCACCATTTTTGTTGAGTTCCTCAATGGCCATGTTCAGACCCTTTAAAGTGTTGAGTCCGTACATCGCAACATCCCCAGTCTTAGCGCCCAGGAAACCAATTTTAATGGGTTCTTTACTGTCCGCGGGAGTTGTACTGTTTCCTGTTTGACTCTTGCTTCCAGCACAGCCGCTCACTACGAGTAGCGCGACCATCAGAAAACTTAGGGCGACAATGGCTTTACTCTTTCTGTGAAACATCTCTCTTCCTCCTCATTTTTTTACACATATAAATGTATTTTAACATAAATATTAATAGCTGTACCAGTACAATTACATGTATAAAGTATTCCTATATTTTTCAGAGTTTTTCAGAAGAGAGTAGAGTCCTATTTCTTTAATTTTGCCAACGCATCCGCCAAGGCCGTATTCATCAGCACTGCATCATTTTGATTTCTAAGAAACGATCCTACTTCCTTCTTATTAATAGTTCCCTTTTCGCTTTCCCTGCGTTTCGTAAATGTGGATAGTTTCTCTCGATGCCCGCAGACACAAGTGAACAGTTTATTTTCCCCATCACCCTTAAGCTCCATCTTTTTATGGCATTCAGGACACCGCGCGTTTGACGTTTGCGAAATACCCTTTCGATACCCACATTCCCGGTCCTGGCAGACATACATTTCTCCTTTTTTACCTTTGACTTGCAGCAAAAACTTGCCACATTCAGGACACTTTGTTCTCGTCATGTTATCATGTTTGAAGGTTTGAGCACTGCCAACCACCGTAGACACAAGTTGGGTGGCGTACCGTCTCATACTCATCAAAAACGCTTGACTGTTTGCCCGACCTTTACTAATCTCCGTCAATTGTTGCTCCCACTTAGCGGTGAGTTCTGGTGATTTAAGTTCAGGAGGGACTAAACCAATGAGCTGAATCCCCTTAGACGTAGGGATGATTTCTTTGCCTTGTCGATTCATATAGAAGGAATTAAAAAGTTTCTCAATAATTTCCGCACGTGTTGCCGGGGTTCCCAGTCCATGACTTTGATCCATCGCTTCCCGAAGTTTCTGGTCTTCGATTAACTTTCCGGGGTGTTCCATAGCGGACAACAACGTGGCCTCAGTATGCCTTGAAGGTGGTTTGGTTTTGCCCATGCCTAACTTAACAGATAGGTTTCGAAGAATCTCGTTCTTACGAAGTTCCGGGAGAGTCTGCTCTACTTCCCTATCCTCTGCCTCATCGCCTAGGTTACCCTGTCCTTCGTAGACCTTGCGCCATCCTTTAAGCTTCACCACTTTACCTTTAGCCGTGAAGATTTCTCCTTTGATAAGGACCTTAACCATCGTTTGCTCATACTCAAATGCTGGGGAAAGGACGGCAAGAAACCGCTTAACGATCAAATCATAAATTTTCAATTCCTCTGAGCTAAGCCTGGACAAAGTGGGAGGTTGTTCTGTTGGGATAATGGCATGATGATCTGAAACTTTGGAACTATCAACAAACCGTTTTGTGATAATGAGTTTATTCCTCAAGATACTACGTGCCAAATCGACATAAGGTCCGAGAGCAACACTTTTTAAACGTTCCGGCAAGGTCGGAACGATATCTTCGCTAATATGACGTGAATCTGTTCTTGGATAAGTTACCAACTTGTGATTTTCGTAAAGCTGTTGCATGACCGAAGACGTCGTTTTGGCGGAGAATCCATATTTTCGGTTGGCATCGCGTTGTAGCTCGGTCAAATCGTAAGCCAGTGGTGGGAGTTCTTTCTTTGATTCTTTTTCGACTTCCAAGACTTCCCCCGTTTGTCCTGTCACTTTAGCCACCAGTTCGTCTGCTTTGTTTTTAACAAAAATTCTAGTTTGTCCACTTTTATCTTGCCAGTGGAGTGTCAATCCGTTTGCTAAGACGTTGATTGACCAATAGTCCTTGGGAACAAACTGCTTAATCTCATTTTCTCGTTCCACAACCATAGCCAGAGTGGGGGTTTGCACTCTCCCCGCCGAAAGTTGAGCATTATATTTGCACGTTAAGGCTCTGGTCACATTCAACCCGACTAACCAGTCTGCTTCTGCTCGACATTCTGCTGCAGCATACAAAGCTTCATAATCCCTGCCAGGCTTTAAATTGTTAAACCCTTCCTTGATTGCCCGTTCTGTTAATGAGGAAATCCACAATCGCTTAACGGGTTTTCGCCAACCCGCTTTTTTCATAATCCATCGTGCGACAAGTTCGCCTTCCCGCCCAGCGTCGGTCGCAATAATCAGATCGACAATCTCGGGACTTTTCATAAGACTTTTGACTACTCCAAATTGCTTCGAGGTTTCTTTCATGACTACTAAGTCCATCTGAGCAGGAAGCATCGGTAAATCTTCCAGCTTCCAAGTTTTATACTTATCATCATACAACTCTGGGTCCGCAAGCGTCACCAAATGACCTAGTGCCCAAGCCACAACGTAGTTAGAGCCAACGAAACACCCATTGCCCTTTTGATGACAATTGAGAATCTTCGCAACTTCACGACCCACCGACGGTTTTTCGGTCAATACTAATGTCTTTCCCATATCATACTTCCTATCTTTTGCTTTCTTGATTTCACAGCCAAACGCAACTATTGCTAGAGTACTTTAGCAAATTTGAATAAAATGAATGCAGGCCACGGCACAGGAAGTGCCTTTTGTCAAATGCCCATGGCTAAAGCTCCTCTTTGGGGACCCTTGTTTTGTAATTCACGATGATTACCC encodes:
- a CDS encoding branched-chain amino acid ABC transporter permease — protein: MKRLFNNWFAQALLFLMALGLTAFISEIINNVSSPYLLNIGLFIGINLIMALGLNLITGVTGQLSLGHAAFMSIGAYSSAIATVNYHVPFLLGVLIGGVIAGLFGLIIGFPTLRLTGDYLAIATLGFAEIVRVQFTNMKITNGAIGFLGINGSTTFPIVMTIAVLTIFAMVWLEDSRNGRAMLAVREDEVASSAIGINTTLYKIQAFAIGAFCAGVGGALFAHTTTFIQPTDFGFLKSVDILSIVVLGGLGSIPGTIIGAIVLTAAPEALRSLSNYRMMVYGLLLVVIMIFRPYGLMGGVNLKQAVRRAMMLPRKKQTGRGE
- a CDS encoding branched-chain amino acid ABC transporter permease encodes the protein MNNLMQQLINGLALGSIYALIALGYTMVYGIIGMINFAYGEIYMFGAFAGLVLASYNSVNVYMALLGAMLLTMVLGVIIERVAYKPLRRSSRLSALISAIGVSIFLSSLMVRLKGPNTRGFPKLFENKIFVVGSFQITIYQIVIIGVAALLMLGLQLFVAYTKTGRAMRATSQDQDAASLMGVNIDRVVAITFAIGSGLAGAAGVLSGIYFNAVQPYMGLMAGLKAFAAAVLGGIGSIPGAMIGGMVIGLTEILGVTVNLSEYKDAFAFAILIVVLLFKPSGILGRKANKKV
- a CDS encoding ABC transporter substrate-binding protein; the protein is MFHRKSKAIVALSFLMVALLVVSGCAGSKSQTGNSTTPADSKEPIKIGFLGAKTGDVAMYGLNTLKGLNMAIEELNKNGGVLGRQVKLVEEDNAGQKDQAINITNKMISQDKVVAIIGDPTTGITRVAGQIANSKKTVILSAGATGTNVVEIGPYIFRDTLLDTIAAPATMKYIIQDKGWKNVALITSKNNDYSVALTKIFTDAIKANGGNIAIEEFIQDKDTDFSGQITKIKAVNPDVIVFSGYYTEGALLMKKAREVGIKAIMVGGDGLQGDDLMKIGGQAVEGSISYAGFSPEQPTANTEKFINAFKASYKNEVPDLFSAQGYDALMLIAQAIKDANSADPEKFKDSLAKTKNYEGVSGTITFQASREPIKSPVYLLEVKGGKFSLLKKVPVEVK
- a CDS encoding DNA topoisomerase III, whose protein sequence is MGKTLVLTEKPSVGREVAKILNCHQKGNGCFVGSNYVVAWALGHLVTLADPELYDDKYKTWKLEDLPMLPAQMDLVVMKETSKQFGVVKSLMKSPEIVDLIIATDAGREGELVARWIMKKAGWRKPVKRLWISSLTERAIKEGFNNLKPGRDYEALYAAAECRAEADWLVGLNVTRALTCKYNAQLSAGRVQTPTLAMVVERENEIKQFVPKDYWSINVLANGLTLHWQDKSGQTRIFVKNKADELVAKVTGQTGEVLEVEKESKKELPPLAYDLTELQRDANRKYGFSAKTTSSVMQQLYENHKLVTYPRTDSRHISEDIVPTLPERLKSVALGPYVDLARSILRNKLIITKRFVDSSKVSDHHAIIPTEQPPTLSRLSSEELKIYDLIVKRFLAVLSPAFEYEQTMVKVLIKGEIFTAKGKVVKLKGWRKVYEGQGNLGDEAEDREVEQTLPELRKNEILRNLSVKLGMGKTKPPSRHTEATLLSAMEHPGKLIEDQKLREAMDQSHGLGTPATRAEIIEKLFNSFYMNRQGKEIIPTSKGIQLIGLVPPELKSPELTAKWEQQLTEISKGRANSQAFLMSMRRYATQLVSTVVGSAQTFKHDNMTRTKCPECGKFLLQVKGKKGEMYVCQDRECGYRKGISQTSNARCPECHKKMELKGDGENKLFTCVCGHREKLSTFTKRRESEKGTINKKEVGSFLRNQNDAVLMNTALADALAKLKK